The Bos indicus isolate NIAB-ARS_2022 breed Sahiwal x Tharparkar chromosome X, NIAB-ARS_B.indTharparkar_mat_pri_1.0, whole genome shotgun sequence genome has a window encoding:
- the ZMAT1 gene encoding zinc finger matrin-type protein 1 isoform X7, producing the protein MHGEQNEVPGKKMKMDVRNFQEHRSEVVDRNKFCGLCHMVFSSSVVAQSHYVGKVHSKKLKQLMEERGQVSPSRFQPATAGVPITTSAESTFLKPLAVKPPPGGIKDKIMPSSSSSALDLNNPNKYCKLCPASFNSPLMAQQHYVGKKHKRNEARKKFIDKIREKPLPAKSDANAFSMRTYDCRICNITFTSLEMFRSHMQGSEHQLKESIVINLVKKSRKPPESCQDEYTDYIKVQKARGSEPKTCFRKMEEGSLEARGYREAVDSRSRHRMFEQRSPGETFWTYPGPYNISQTVENQLPHCLPAQSKKTYDSFQDELEDYIKAQKARGLDPKTCFRKERESSVETHGYREIDSGPRPRMCEQRYSFETSQTYQRPYTTSPVESQLYHWLPAQSKRTYNSFQDELEDYIKVQKARGLEPKTSFRKISDSSVETHKHREMVDSRLRPRMFEQKLPFETFQTYPGSYSISQAEENLLPHPLPTHDNKQRLDPVTYCQPTRDYFPEKPVPLSLSQQDNNSGTYSVESEVYKHLSSGNDTSEHQAGRKRKHQKRRRHMEKGEERPEKEQSKHKRKKGYGDTGLDKDKGTGEGKRGREKLSVSSGKLKHRKKKKSHGVPSQKEERKHKKEKKKPVEEKTEEEMLWDESILGF; encoded by the exons atgcatgGGGAACAAAATGAAGTGCCTGgtaagaaaatgaagatggaTGTTAGGAATTTTCAG GAGCATAGAAGTGAAGTAGTGGACAGAAACAAATTTTGTGGTCTCTGCCACATGGTTTTTAGCTCCTCAGTTGTTGCTCAGTCTCACTATGTGGGGAAAGTCCATTCTAAAAAACTGAAGCAATTAATGGAGGAGCGTGGTCAGGTATCTCCATCAAGATTTCAGCCAGCAACGG CAGGTGTGCCTATTACTACCTCTGCAGAGTCAACTTTTCTGAAGCCCCTTGCTGTCAAGCCTCCTCCAGGTGGGATTAAAGACAAGATTATGCCTTCTTCTTCCAGCAGTGCTTTGGATTTGAATAATCCAAACAAGTATTGCAAGCTCTGTCCTGCTTCTTTTAATAGTCCATTAATGGCCCAACAACATTATGTtgggaaaaaacacaaaagaaatgaagCTAGAAAGAAGTTTATAGACAAGATAAGAGAGAAACCTCTTCCTGCAAAATCAGATGCAAATG CATTTAGTATGAGAACCTACGATTGTCGTATTTGTAATATCACCTTTACATCTTTAGAAATGTTCCGGTCTCATATGCAAGGAAGTGAACATCAACTTAA AGAATCCATTGTTATTAATCTAGTGAAGAAATCAAGGAAGCCACCAGAATCTTGCCAAGATGAATATACAGATTACATCAAAGTACAGAAAGCCAGAGGATCAGAACCAAAGACTTGTTTTAGAAAGATGGAAGAAGGTTCTTTGGAAGCCCGTGGGTATAGAGAAGCAGTTGATTCCAGATCCAGACATAGAATGTTTGAACAAAGATCCCCAGGTGAGACGTTCTGGACATATCCAGGACCATATAATATTTCACAAACAGTGGAAAACCAGTTACCTCATTGCTTACCAGCTCAATCAAAGAAAACATATGACTCTTTTCAAGATGAACTGGAAGATTATATCAAAGCGCAGAAAGCCAGAGGACTAGATCCAAAGACTTgtttcagaaaggaaagagagagctcTGTGGAAACCCATGGGTACAGAGAAATTGATTCTGGACCCAGACCAAGAATGTGTGAACAAAGATATTCATTTGAGACTTCTCAGACCTACCAACGACCATACACTACTTCACCAGTGGAAAGCCAATTATATCACTGGTTACCAGCTCAGTCAAAGAGGACATATAACTCTTTCCAAGATGAACTTGAGGATTATATCAAAGTGCAGAAAGCCAGAGGACTAGAGCCAAAGACTTCTTTCAGAAAGATAAGTGATAGCTCTGTAGAAACCCATAAGCACAGAGAAATGGTTGATTCCAGACTCAGACCTAGAATGTTTGAGCAAAAACTCCCATTTGAGACTTTCCAGACTTACCCAGGATCATACAGTATTTCACAGGCAGAAGAAAACCTGTTACCTCATCCTTTACCAACTCATGACAACAAACAGAGATTAGACCCTGTGACCTACTGTCAACCCACCAGAGACTATTTCCCAGAAAAACCAGTACCCCTGAGCCTTAGTCAGCAGGACAATAACTCTGGCACATACAGTGTAGAATCTGAAGTTTATAAGCACCTCTCCTCAGGAAACGATACCAGTGAGCATCAAGCAGGTCGTAAGCGGAAACATCAGAAGAGAAGAAGGCACATGGAGAAAGGTGAAGAAAGGCCAGAGAAGGAGCAGTCcaagcataaaagaaaaaagggttaTGGGGATACAGGTCTAGACAAGGACAAGGGcactggggaagggaaaagaggcagagagaaactCAGTGTCAGTTCAGGAAAGCTTAAGCatcgaaaaaagaaaaaaagccatggTGTACCCTCTCAGAAGGAAGAACGTAagcacaagaaagagaaaaagaaacctgTTGAAGAAAAGACGGAAGAGGAAATGCTTTGGGATGAGTCTATTCTTGGATTTTAA
- the ZMAT1 gene encoding zinc finger matrin-type protein 1 isoform X8, producing MVFSSSVVAQSHYVGKVHSKKLKQLMEERGQVSPSRFQPATAGVPITTSAESTFLKPLAVKPPPGGIKDKIMPSSSSSALDLNNPNKYCKLCPASFNSPLMAQQHYVGKKHKRNEARKKFIDKIREKPLPAKSDANAFSMRTYDCRICNITFTSLEMFRSHMQGSEHQLKESIVINLVKKSRKPPESCQDEYTDYIKVQKARGSEPKTCFRKMEEGSLEARGYREAVDSRSRHRMFEQRSPGETFWTYPGPYNISQTVENQLPHCLPAQSKKTYDSFQDELEDYIKAQKARGLDPKTCFRKERESSVETHGYREIDSGPRPRMCEQRYSFETSQTYQRPYTTSPVESQLYHWLPAQSKRTYNSFQDELEDYIKVQKARGLEPKTSFRKISDSSVETHKHREMVDSRLRPRMFEQKLPFETFQTYPGSYSISQAEENLLPHPLPTHDNKQRLDPVTYCQPTRDYFPEKPVPLSLSQQDNNSGTYSVESEVYKHLSSGNDTSEHQAGRKRKHQKRRRHMEKGEERPEKEQSKHKRKKGYGDTGLDKDKGTGEGKRGREKLSVSSGKLKHRKKKKSHGVPSQKEERKHKKEKKKPVEEKTEEEMLWDESILGF from the exons ATGGTTTTTAGCTCCTCAGTTGTTGCTCAGTCTCACTATGTGGGGAAAGTCCATTCTAAAAAACTGAAGCAATTAATGGAGGAGCGTGGTCAGGTATCTCCATCAAGATTTCAGCCAGCAACGG CAGGTGTGCCTATTACTACCTCTGCAGAGTCAACTTTTCTGAAGCCCCTTGCTGTCAAGCCTCCTCCAGGTGGGATTAAAGACAAGATTATGCCTTCTTCTTCCAGCAGTGCTTTGGATTTGAATAATCCAAACAAGTATTGCAAGCTCTGTCCTGCTTCTTTTAATAGTCCATTAATGGCCCAACAACATTATGTtgggaaaaaacacaaaagaaatgaagCTAGAAAGAAGTTTATAGACAAGATAAGAGAGAAACCTCTTCCTGCAAAATCAGATGCAAATG CATTTAGTATGAGAACCTACGATTGTCGTATTTGTAATATCACCTTTACATCTTTAGAAATGTTCCGGTCTCATATGCAAGGAAGTGAACATCAACTTAA AGAATCCATTGTTATTAATCTAGTGAAGAAATCAAGGAAGCCACCAGAATCTTGCCAAGATGAATATACAGATTACATCAAAGTACAGAAAGCCAGAGGATCAGAACCAAAGACTTGTTTTAGAAAGATGGAAGAAGGTTCTTTGGAAGCCCGTGGGTATAGAGAAGCAGTTGATTCCAGATCCAGACATAGAATGTTTGAACAAAGATCCCCAGGTGAGACGTTCTGGACATATCCAGGACCATATAATATTTCACAAACAGTGGAAAACCAGTTACCTCATTGCTTACCAGCTCAATCAAAGAAAACATATGACTCTTTTCAAGATGAACTGGAAGATTATATCAAAGCGCAGAAAGCCAGAGGACTAGATCCAAAGACTTgtttcagaaaggaaagagagagctcTGTGGAAACCCATGGGTACAGAGAAATTGATTCTGGACCCAGACCAAGAATGTGTGAACAAAGATATTCATTTGAGACTTCTCAGACCTACCAACGACCATACACTACTTCACCAGTGGAAAGCCAATTATATCACTGGTTACCAGCTCAGTCAAAGAGGACATATAACTCTTTCCAAGATGAACTTGAGGATTATATCAAAGTGCAGAAAGCCAGAGGACTAGAGCCAAAGACTTCTTTCAGAAAGATAAGTGATAGCTCTGTAGAAACCCATAAGCACAGAGAAATGGTTGATTCCAGACTCAGACCTAGAATGTTTGAGCAAAAACTCCCATTTGAGACTTTCCAGACTTACCCAGGATCATACAGTATTTCACAGGCAGAAGAAAACCTGTTACCTCATCCTTTACCAACTCATGACAACAAACAGAGATTAGACCCTGTGACCTACTGTCAACCCACCAGAGACTATTTCCCAGAAAAACCAGTACCCCTGAGCCTTAGTCAGCAGGACAATAACTCTGGCACATACAGTGTAGAATCTGAAGTTTATAAGCACCTCTCCTCAGGAAACGATACCAGTGAGCATCAAGCAGGTCGTAAGCGGAAACATCAGAAGAGAAGAAGGCACATGGAGAAAGGTGAAGAAAGGCCAGAGAAGGAGCAGTCcaagcataaaagaaaaaagggttaTGGGGATACAGGTCTAGACAAGGACAAGGGcactggggaagggaaaagaggcagagagaaactCAGTGTCAGTTCAGGAAAGCTTAAGCatcgaaaaaagaaaaaaagccatggTGTACCCTCTCAGAAGGAAGAACGTAagcacaagaaagagaaaaagaaacctgTTGAAGAAAAGACGGAAGAGGAAATGCTTTGGGATGAGTCTATTCTTGGATTTTAA